A region from the Candidatus Hydrogenedentota bacterium genome encodes:
- a CDS encoding DUF1080 domain-containing protein, whose product MKRLVISGSVLALIVTTTFVGAVHGAEKSPWIELFDGTSLNGWHISQTNGHGNTTGWTVVDGSIDGTQDKKGNGGILLTDREFGDFVLELELNPDWGLDSGLFLRSTESGQCYQMMVDYYEGGNVGGIYGEGIGGFHFPASTYDKHYKKGEWNKVVIVCTGNPPAIDVWLNGEHITSYQGDSPDLLPAKGRIALQVHAGDGFFGKHTRFRNIRIRPLD is encoded by the coding sequence ATGAAGAGGCTTGTCATTTCCGGCAGTGTGCTTGCCCTGATAGTCACGACTACGTTTGTCGGTGCAGTACACGGGGCTGAAAAATCGCCTTGGATCGAGTTGTTCGATGGCACTTCGTTGAACGGATGGCACATCAGTCAGACAAATGGTCACGGAAACACGACTGGCTGGACAGTGGTTGACGGCTCGATTGATGGTACGCAGGACAAGAAGGGCAACGGTGGAATCCTTCTCACCGATCGGGAGTTCGGGGACTTTGTTCTTGAGCTGGAGCTGAATCCAGATTGGGGTTTGGACAGTGGTCTTTTCTTGCGTAGCACCGAGTCTGGGCAGTGTTACCAGATGATGGTTGATTACTACGAAGGTGGGAATGTGGGCGGTATCTACGGCGAAGGAATCGGAGGCTTCCATTTCCCTGCAAGCACCTATGACAAGCACTACAAGAAAGGCGAGTGGAACAAAGTCGTTATCGTGTGCACGGGCAATCCGCCTGCCATTGACGTTTGGCTGAATGGAGAGCACATCACCAGCTACCAAGGCGATAGTCCGGACCTGCTTCCAGCCAAGGGCCGCATCGCGCTTCAGGTTCACGCTGGAGACGGTTTCTTCGGAAAGCACACGCGCTTCAGAAACATCCGAATTCGCCCGCTGGACTAG